From the genome of Streptomyces sp. S4.7:
AGGGGGGCGGGGAAGGGGACGGGAATCATGCGGAGGTGACGCGTCTGCCGACGGGCAAGAAGTCGGCGGGCGCGAAGAAGAGCGCGTCGAAGACCGCTTCGAAGACGGCGTCCGGGACCGGGGCCAAGAAGACGCCTGCCAAGAAGACAGCGGCCAAGAAGACGGCGACGGGCAAGACCGCCGCGAAGAAGACGGCCGCCAAGAAGACCACGGCGAAGAAGGCCCCGGCGAAGAAGCGCTCCGCCTGAGCGCGGGCGGTCGGCTTCGTCCTCGACGGCCGGACGGGCCCGAAGACGCGGCCCTTCCGGCCGTCGAGGACAGGCGCGCCCTACCCGCCGCGCGCGTCCCGGAGGGCGAAGTCGCCGGGCAGTGGTGTGTCCAGCGCGTTGAGCGCGGCGACCAGCTTCTTCTCCTCGTAGGTGAAGTGGGACTCCACCAGCGCGACGAGACCGTCCAGTTCACCCCGCACCCGACGCGCCTCGGCGGCGTCCGGGGCCGGGCTGATGCCGTCGAGCAGGTCCTGGAGCCGGCCGAGGATGGCGGTCACCATGTGGTGGTCGTGCGCGAACTGCTCCAGTACGGGCGCCAACTCGGGAAAGCGCCTCGCCAGTTCGGGAAAGACCCCGTCGTCCTCCGCCGTGTGATGCCGGGTCAGGGCGGAGCAGAACGCGAGGCAGTGCGCCTGTAGTTCGCGCGGGCGCTCACCGTCTCCCGCGAAGTGGTCGTCGACGTCGTCCTGAAGCCGGGCGAGCTCCTCACGGAGCCAGATGTGCACATCGATCAGCTGATTGCCGAACGCCGCGAGGCGGTCGCCCGGCGCGTCGTCCGGTATGGCGGAGGTCCCCATGCCCGCATCGTATGCGCGTTATGGATTCTGTTGGATTCTGTGCGACAGACCCTGGCGGTTCCGGGGAATTACGGTGGACGATCCGGGGCGCGGGCGCCCCTTCAGGCTCAGCCCTGTCCTCACCAACTCGCGCCCCGTGTTTGCCCGTTGAGCCCGGCTCCGAGTGAGAGGGACAAGCGATGACGAACAGCAGACCAGGATCGGCGAAGCGATGGCGCGCCGTCTGCGCGACCGCGCTCGCGGGGGTGCTCTGTCTCGGGACCCCCGCGGCGGCCCAGGACGACGCGGCCGGTCCCCGGCCCGCCGGCT
Proteins encoded in this window:
- a CDS encoding hemerythrin domain-containing protein, with the protein product MGTSAIPDDAPGDRLAAFGNQLIDVHIWLREELARLQDDVDDHFAGDGERPRELQAHCLAFCSALTRHHTAEDDGVFPELARRFPELAPVLEQFAHDHHMVTAILGRLQDLLDGISPAPDAAEARRVRGELDGLVALVESHFTYEEKKLVAALNALDTPLPGDFALRDARGG